The DNA window TTTCATATGGTAACCTCATATTCGATAACTTGATTTGTGTAATTCAATGTAGAAGCATATGGAATTTCCGACAGTGCAATAGGCATACCGGTGTGTTGGAATTTCCCATGAATGAAATCCTCTTAGTCAAGATAATAATTTCTCAATGTCTGAAATCCATTCTGCTATTATTTTAGAGTGTTCTTCCAGCTTATTTTTATTTTTTTGATATCCATGCAGTAATTTCAATTGGTGTTTCCAAGAATTTTTAAGCTTATCAAAGAATACCCTATCCAATAGCTGGCGGACAATCATTCATCTTAATATAGTTATCAATCTCCCTTAATTTTTCTAAAACCTGTTCTGCGGATTGACCCATATTTTTCTTAAAATCTCTGAAAACCCATTGCCGCTCAAATATATTCATTACTTTCCATCCGTTATATTGTTCCTCAAAGGTTTTCAGGATCTTATCAAAAATATCCTTTTTCAAATCAGTTACCGTATTAAGTATCTTCTGATCTTCTGAATTATCAGCATGAATCAAATTATAATCCATCACACCTGAATAGTGCCTATCTCCTGTCTGTGATAATTTTTGGCATTCAGGACAGATAGAGCAAAACCAACACCGGCGCTTTCTGCATCTATAATGTGCCGGCTGTTCATTTGATAAAACTCATCTGTACTTATTTTCATACTCCCGTCAACAATTTCGATTGCATTCATTGCTGTTTCTGTTTTTACCAGCCCCGGGCCGATGGCATAAACGTGTATATTTGTATTCTCAAGTTCTATGGATAAAGTATTGCTGAGTTCAACCTGTGACGTTTTAAAAACCTCGTAAGCGCCATGTAGGGGGAAGCACTGGAAGATGAGACAAAAACAACGGTACCGCTGTTGCGTTTTTTCTAATAACATTTTGTTTCCCCCATCGTCTAATATTAAATATTATACAAGCTCAGTTTATCATAAAAGGTGCTTAAGAAAAAGAACTCAGACTGCGTGAGTTCAAGTCCATTTTGCTTTTCATTAAATTGCGCCTTTCGGGGCAATTCCTTTAGAATCGGCCATGAAGTTACTTCTGTACTATCTGAATAAGGTTACCGCATGTATCATCGAAGACAGCTATTGTGACTTTGCCCATTTCTGTGGGTTTCATAGTAAATTTCACGCCCTTTTCCATTAACCGTGTGTATTCTTTGCGGATATCTTCAACGCCAAACATTGTTGCCGGAATGCCATCGGCAAATATCTTCTTTTGATACTCCTTTGCGGCAGGATGGTCATTCGGTTCAAGTAAAAGCTCGGTACCATCTTTATCATCGGGAGAAGCAACTGTTATCCACCTGAATTCTCCGGCGCGTTCATCCTCTTTTTTCACAAACCCCAGCTTTTCTGAATAAAACTCCAGTGCCTTGTCTTGATCTTGTACAAATATACTGGCAACAATGATTTTCATATTTTTTTCCTCCTTTGATATTGGTGATGCATGGTGCTCTGTAACAATCTGGCTGCAAGCAAAATAACTCACACATTCGTTAAGGTTCTGTTTCGATTCTGTTACTTGGTTTATTAAATTACTCTATCCATCCTTTCAGCAAGTTTTTAAGCGGTTCATTGTCGAACATAAGTACTCGATATTTCCCCTTTCGTTTTGATTTTACCAGCCCTGCATCATCCAATGCAGATAGATGTTTAGATATCGCCTGCCGAGAAATGTTAAGGTTGTGCTTAGTAATTAGACGTGCCGTAAGTTCATACAACGTCTGCTCGTTGCGTTCGGATAGTTCGTCTAATATAAGCCGCCGGGTCGAGTCGGCAAGGGCTTTAAATATAGCGTCTTTGTTTCTATCCATATATCTATTATAAGCAACTGTACGGTTGCATGTCAAGTATAAGCAACCGTATAGTTGCACGATAAAGGAATCGTATCACAAATCTTAACAAGTTAAAGCCGAGTAACATATGATTGATGTTCCTATAAATGACCTTTTGCTTTTAAAATGATAAGCGCAAGTAGACTTCCAAAATTTAAGCGGTGTGATATAATGCACTTGGTAGTTTTCGCATGCTGTACGGGAGCAAATTCATATCTGTTTAGAAAAAATTTATATTTTTTACTCTGAAAATTTATGTGTTCAGGCTATAATTTGATTTCAGAAAATGGAGGTGATGTGGTGAAAACTATAAATAGAATTATGCTTTCAAGTACATTCCTAGCACTTTTTTCGATTTTTGCTATTTTTTCTGTTGCCATAGCCGTCATTTACATCCTCTCCACCGGGAACGGCGGCGGCGGTTTTGATTTGATGGAAAGCGAAATTATTTATGCAGGTTCTATTGTGGAAGAATCAAATACTTCGGATTGGAGAAACCTGAGCAACAATCTTGCAAAGCATGGCTATAACCTGTATGTGACAGACAGCGACGGTGTTGTTTTTTCCTCTTTGGATAACAGTCAAGAAGCGACAACTGAAAACCTGAAAAGACTCAAGCTCAAACAAAATGTTCTGATTGCTTCGGTCAGCGATATGGCAGTCGCGGCGAAATCAGACGGCAATTTTTCTATATATGCTATCAAGGGCTCGCCCTCCCAAGACAATTTTTGGGCTGGTTTCATGTCGCCATTTATAGTTGCTTATTTGATGGTTACCGCTATAATTTTGATACTCAGCCAGCTGTTTATCCGCAAAATGGCATGGCGGGTTTTGCGGCCGTTGAACGCTTTGGAAGGCGGAGCCAACAGGATTAAGAACGGGGACTTTTCACAGCCTATAGAATATGAGGGAGATGATGAGTTTGCCCATGTATGCGCGGCTTTTAACCATATGCAGAAATCTTTGCTCGAAGAACAAGAAAAAAATGCTGCTTATGAGCAGGCCCGCACTGATATGATAGCCGGTATTTCTCACGACCTGCGGACGCCCTTAACCTCAGTGAAAGGCTACATTAAGGGATTGTGCGACGGTGTGGCGAATACGCCGGAAAAACAAGATCAATATCTTTCCATCGCATACCAAAAGGCATGCGATATGGATACACTTTTAGAAAAACTGTTCTTTTTTTCAAAACTGGAAACGGGAAATCTTCCACTGTCGCTTGGCTTTCATGATTTAGGGGATTTCATCCGGCAGTCCTCCGAAGAATTACAGCTTGAACTGGCGGAAAAAGGCGCTGAGCTGACTGTGGACGTGACGCCGGTTTCTCACCCGGTTAAAATAGACCCTGAACAAATGCGCAGGGTGCTTTATAACCTGACAGAGAATGCGCTGCATTATGCAAATGCACACCCTCTAAAATTGCATATTTCCGTGTGGCAGGAATATGATAAGGAACACTTGCTTTTTACCGACAACG is part of the Oxobacter pfennigii genome and encodes:
- a CDS encoding VOC family protein, which codes for MKIIVASIFVQDQDKALEFYSEKLGFVKKEDERAGEFRWITVASPDDKDGTELLLEPNDHPAAKEYQKKIFADGIPATMFGVEDIRKEYTRLMEKGVKFTMKPTEMGKVTIAVFDDTCGNLIQIVQK
- a CDS encoding ArsR/SmtB family transcription factor, with the translated sequence MDRNKDAIFKALADSTRRLILDELSERNEQTLYELTARLITKHNLNISRQAISKHLSALDDAGLVKSKRKGKYRVLMFDNEPLKNLLKGWIE
- a CDS encoding sensor histidine kinase — encoded protein: MKTINRIMLSSTFLALFSIFAIFSVAIAVIYILSTGNGGGGFDLMESEIIYAGSIVEESNTSDWRNLSNNLAKHGYNLYVTDSDGVVFSSLDNSQEATTENLKRLKLKQNVLIASVSDMAVAAKSDGNFSIYAIKGSPSQDNFWAGFMSPFIVAYLMVTAIILILSQLFIRKMAWRVLRPLNALEGGANRIKNGDFSQPIEYEGDDEFAHVCAAFNHMQKSLLEEQEKNAAYEQARTDMIAGISHDLRTPLTSVKGYIKGLCDGVANTPEKQDQYLSIAYQKACDMDTLLEKLFFFSKLETGNLPLSLGFHDLGDFIRQSSEELQLELAEKGAELTVDVTPVSHPVKIDPEQMRRVLYNLTENALHYANAHPLKLHISVWQEYDKEHLLFTDNGQGVPEDMLSHLFERFWRGDESRGTHNNEGSGLGLYIVKYITLAHGGHVTAKNGGGLAVQITLPCRKEEDNE